TTTCAATCTGCTCCTTTGCAAAGATAAGCTCGCGGATTTTTGACCGAGCATTATCGCGCCCATGCAAATAGGTAAAGAGCAACTTCCGCGCTGTCTCTAGATCAACCCCTCGATATTCTTCTTCTCTACTTATTCCATGAAAAAGGCGCTGCTTTAAAGTCCCTTCCTGCAATGAGAGAAGACGCAGTTGGTTTTTGAGATAAGAGTTGGACAACTGTGTCCCGGATCTTTCAGAGGAGAGTTGCATCAACTTCTTCTTTTCCAACTGCACTTTTTTAAGTTGGCAAGCCGCGGGGGATAAGATTTTCCCAAATTCCCCTACCTCGACAAGCATTTGGTCTTTTTGGCGAAGGGCTTGACTCATTGTAGAGAAAAAGGAATCTACTCCAGTCTTCACTCTGAGTTCTTCACGCTCAATAACGTCTAAGCGCCGCATTTGCGTAGTAAGATTTTTTTCATAGCTCGGCTGTCCAATGAGTGCCAAAGCCAGAACGTCTCTCTCCTTTGCAATTTCATGAAGCTCTCCCTGAAGCGCTACAACTTCGCTGCCCATTTCCATGGCTAGGTAAGGATTGGTGTCTAGCAACTCTCCAAATTTAAGCTCAATTTCCATTAAGTCATTCATAAGGTTTTGTTTGCGGCTTTGGAAGAGCGGAAGCTGCTGCCCAAGATTCAACGCTCCTTTGGACTCGATGTTCTCCTTCAAATAGGCAACGTGTTCTTTGAGAAGCTCATTCATGCTTTCTGTGTAACTATTCCGCCGCTTTTGGAGATAGGCAATTTGCCCTTCCGTCACCCTAGAGTTCTCCTTTTCAAGGTAGTTTTTATAGGTTTCCATAATCTCGTTAAGCAACCGCATTCCAAAATGACGATCCGCATGAGTCATTTCCAAGCTGAGCAATGAGGCGTCCCCATGAACAAGAAGAACCTCAAAAAGCTCCCGCACCTGGATGACCATTTCGGAGAGCGAGGAAAATACAAGAGGGTAACTATTGCGAAGTTTCATCCTTTTAGGCATTTCTTTTAATGTAAAAGTAATTCCATTAAAGGAGACCGCTTCCCCTACAACTCCTTTCGCGAGTACATGATTTTTTTCATCCCGCACCTCGAAAGATTCTCGTGAAGTGAAGAAAATGAGAAACCCTTTAGAGTATTCTCCTAAGTAACGAACATTCTCAAACACAAACCGAGAAGGCTCAGCAATCGGCATTCCTCTTTCAGCATCTAGAGATTCAAAAAAACGACGACGCTTTTTTTCAACACTTGTCTCAATGGGAATGTCCGCTTGCATTCCAAGCTTCATGATCACAGGTTCTAAAATAATTGATGAAAGAAGCAACACGTGCCCCTCTTTGGTCACCCCACCCATCCCTAATGTCTGGAGGAATGAATCAAACATACCTCCTCCAAAGGGCGTTTGAGAAGGCCCCACTTCTTTAAATACCGCCTTTATTTCGTGGCGGACAGGAACCTGAGACCTTTTAAAAAACCCAAACAATCCAAAAAAAACAGCTCCTGCAAAAATCACCCATCTTGTTTTGAATGCGAATCGTTTAATATCGGAAAAAATAATGAAACTTTCGGATTGTGTCATTGGATAGCTACGACTCCTGCAACCCCTTTGCGGAAAAGTTCAATTCCAGTAAGTGTAGGGGAAATTTGCTGAATAAAACGGTTCCACTCTGTAATAGGCGTTGCCGCAACATAAACAATATCACCCGGCATTAAAAGCATACTTGAGGTAGGAAGACGCATGACGTGCTTCCAGTTTAATGTATAGATTTTAGGACGCAAAATATTTCCTCGAATGACTTGAATCACTCCCTTATCGCCTGTGAAGGGAATCCCTCCTGCCATAGCAAGGGCAGATCGAAGAGGCAACGATCCATTAGGAACATCGATAACGCGCTCCTGTCTCACTTCTCCCATTACCATCAGCGTTGAAGCTGAAGTCTCTGCAATGTAAAGCTTATCCCCCCCACGCATCACCACATTCTGACTCATGTCCCCTTCTTTCACAAGCCTATTCATATCAACGGGAACAGGCTCGCCATCTCGCACCAAATAACTCTTAAAAAAGTTTGCATTGGAGGGAACTTTGGCCTCAGCAAGCACCTCAAATAGGCGGAGCTTCCCATTAACAGGAAGAGTTGACTGACTCACCATCCCAGCGAGTTCCACTTTCTTTTGCTTTCTTTTAGCAAATGAAAGGAAAACCTCTACCTCATCGATTTCTTGGTCGTAGGCTTCTTGAATTCTATCTCGAGCCTCTCCAAGTTTTAGCCCCGAAATTTCAATTGGCCTTAATTCGGGAAGGGTGATCTTCCCTCCTGAGACCGGGTAACCAATCTCTTCTCCAATTGCCCGTACAGCATTGACCAAATCGCTACGCGAAGGGTGAAATAGCGCAACCTTTAAGAAGTCTCCATCCTCAACTGTATTGGTATATTCTTCGAGAAGTTCTGGATTAAGGGCCACTAAAGGCTGTCCCTCCATCTCTAAAATCGAAAACTTCCCCTCCTTAATTTTATAAGAATCGATGACAAACTCATCTGCACCGACAACCTGCGAGCCCTTGTACGGAGTGTTCGAACATGCTGCAAGGAAAAGTGATAGAACCATAATTAAGAGATTTGGTACTCTAAATAGATGGGAGATCAAAAAAAGTTTATATTTATTACTGGGATTGCAGGCTTTATTGGCTTTCATCTTGCTTCTTCACTAATTAAAAATGGAGATTATGTGATTGGGTGTGATAATTTCAATAATTATTATTCACCCGATCTCAAAAGAGCACGCGCCGATCAATTGCGTAGACTCGGTGTTGAAGTCATTGAAGAGGATATCCAAAATATCCACCCTTTGAAACAAAACATCACGCATATTGTGCACTTAGCAGCACAGGCAGGGGTCCGTTATTCCATAACGCACCCACAACCCTACAGCGACTCTAACCTCAATGGCTTTTTAAAAATCCTAGAACTTTGCCGAAGTATTCCCAACGTGAAACTCATTTTCGCATCTTCCTCTTCCGTTTACGGTAGCAATACCAAAATCCCTTTCTCTGAAACTGATCCTACAGACTCCCCTATTAGTCTCTATGCAGCTACGAAAAAATCAGGGGAACTGATGGCCAAAAGTTACCATCACCTCTACAATATCCCCATGGTGGGACTCCGATTCTTTACAGTTTATGGTCCCTGGGGACGCCCAGACATGGCTTACTACTCGTTTGCAGAAAAAATTCGAAGAGGAACACCTATTCCTGTTTTCAACCATGGGGAAATGGAGCGCGACTTTACCTACGTTGACGATATTGTCCAAGGAACAATTCGAGCACTTGACCATTGCAACGGATTTGAAATCTACAATCTTGGCAATAACAAACCAGAACCTCTCATGCATCTCATTGAACTTCTCGAAACGCACCTTGGGAAAAAGGCACAGATCGATTTTCAACCGATGCAAATGGGAGATGTTAAATCCACTTATGCCGATATCCAGAAAGCTGAAAGAGAACTTGGCTTTTCTCCAACTACTCCTCTTGATTTCGGAGTCGCAAAATTCTCTGAGTGGTTTCTGATACAAAAAGAGTCTTTTGCAAGCCTCTCTTAAGTTTTAGCTATATCTTAGCCGTTAAAAAAGACAAAAAAATCTGTATCGCTGCTGATTGTATGCCTCTATTTGGCACCTGTAAAGAGGCAGAAGCCCATGTAATCAACGACACAAAATTATTTAACATGGAATGGCATATATAGGGCTTGCAGGTCATCCTTCCCTCGTAGATATTTTCTTAAATGAATGCCCCAGAAATACTTTTACTGAATTCCTTTACACACTACACCAAACGCTAAAAGAACATTATTTTCTCCTCAACCTCCAGAATACTTCTCATTCTTTTCAAACTATACTCTTTGATCTCCTTTGCATCTCTCCCCATTTATTCCTGAGGTTATTGCTTCACAAGTGTCTGAAACGCTTCGGGCAAGGCTCCAATAAGATCGCTTGCAATCATGTCATATGAGGTACGTTCTTTCGCAGCAACCTCCCCTGCTTCCCCGTGCAAATAAACTCCCAAAGCGGCAGCCTCTCGTCCCGATGCCCCTTGTGCAACAAGAGATGCTATCATTCCTGTCAAAACATCCCCTGTTCCCGCAGTGGCCATCCCAGGATCTCCCTTTGTCACAATGAGCGGCAATAACTTAGGATGAAAAATCCATGTTGGTGCCCCCTTTAAGATGACTGTCACTTTCGCTTGATCAGCAAAAGCTTGGCACGCCTGATGATCGACACCACTGCCCCCAAGAAGATGTGTCATCTCTTTGTGATGCGGGGTTAATATGGACCCTTTGGGGAAAACCTTAATATGATAGAGGGCATCGGCATCTATCACCATAGGAACATTCAATTTAGCAACAAGGCCTTGCAAAAAGGTGTGCATCTCTTCGCCTTTTCCGACACCAGGGCCAATTAGACATGCTTTTGCACGTTTTCCTTCTTCCAAAATTGCACTATCATCACCCCACTTATATGCCGTCCGAATGAGTTCATACGCCGAGGGAGCAAGTTCTTCCTCCATTCCTTCTGGATGAAATAGCCTTACAATTCCTGCTCCTGTGCGCAGTGCTGCTAAACATGACAACATAGCCGCCCCTGGCATTCCGGGCGAGCCCGCAACGGCAATGACATATCCCGCCTCATACTTATGACGACCTCGTTTCAACGGTGGCAAAAGACCTGGAAGTGCTTTCTCATTAAGCAAAAAACCTTCTCCTTGCGCCTCTTCAATGTATTTCCCCTCCATTCCAAAGTCGATTACATGGAGTCTTCCTGTATGATTGTACCCCTCCCCTACAAAAAAACCACGCTTTGCCATCCCCAAATAAAGCGTCTCATCCGCGTGGATTGCGAGCTTTGCCTCTCCTGTGTTTCCATTCACACCTGACGGAATATCAATCGCTAAAACAGGAAGTTCTGCCTCATTGACTTTTTTGATGACTTCTTTGATCTTTCCTTGAACTTCTCCCTGAAAGCCCGTCCCTAAAAGCCCGTCAAGAATGACCCCATTAAGCTCCAACTGATCTTGCTGCTTCCCTTTAAATCCCTTCCCATGCTTCTGACAAAGAGGACTAGCCTCCCCCATTTCAACAACATGAAAAGCTTCAACATTAAAGCCTCGATTGAGCAGAAAAGTTCCTGCAACGTAGGCATCGCCTCCATTGTTCCCCTTTCCGACGAGCAATGTAACCCTTTTCTCCAGACCCCGTTCTTTGACAAAGGCCTCTACCCGATCAGCAATTCCCTCCCCTGCTTTCAGCATATACGCCTCATCGGAAGCCCCAACTTCCATGCTAACCTTCTCGATGCGTGCCATCTCATCAGAGCGCACCACTTTCATGCCTTCAAGCTTACTGTCCATGTACCCAATCTACCATACCTATAACAACTTTCAAAGAATTTGTTAAAGCTGCTCAAATTCCACTTGAGAATACACACCAGACTCTCCCCCAACCTTTACAGCTTGCTCATAAACACAAATGAAGCGGTCCTATGGAGAGGACTTTGATATTTTAGTAAGTATTTTCTATGCAAATAGAGGGTCTTGTTCTCATCTTTTGGGGTAGCCTGATAAAAAAAATGCCCACTTAAACAAGCAGGCACCCAACCACATAGGGGAATGTAGGTTTTGAATTTTTGGCCTAAAGCAAAATAGCCTAACGCTTTTATAAATAGGCACTAAGAAAAATCTTCTGGATCTTGATCATGCGTATGAAATTCACCCCGAATTTATTCCTAACTCTGGCAAGGAATAGCCCCCTATTCCTCGCAAGGGTAAGAATAAGCTCATACTTAAAGAACACTGCTTTGAAAATGGGATGAATAAAGAAAGATCTACCCCAATTCTTGCACGCTCTAAGTAATTTATAATGAACTTTCTATAAAACACAACGTTTCATAACCAAATCATGCCCGATTCGGCCTCCAAAAAAAACTGCGTATATCCGTTTATTAGACTACCAAGAGGATCAGTCTCGTCACCCAAAGGGACTGGAAACCGGGATTTATTCTGAAGTTTAGTAGATTAGTTATAACTCAGGGAAAATCCATTCCTTTGTACCCCAATCTTAATAAATTATTTAATTCGCTGACTTCCAGCAACTTAAATTAAAGATGCTCTTGCTTGACAGTCCGAGCAAGAATTGCCTCAACAGCCTCTCTGGGGTTAACCCCTTCATATATAATGGAATAAACTGCTTCAGTAATCGGCATATCTACTTCTTTCTTAGCGCTGAGCTCTAAAGCAGATAGACAGGTATAGGCCCCTTCAACAACCATTCCAATCTTTTTCCTAGCCTCATCAGGAGAATACCCCTCTGCTAGAAGCTTTCCAAAGATATAATTGCGGCTAAGGGTCGATAGACAGGTAGCACAGAGATCTCCTAGTCCTGAGAGACCGTTAAGAGTGTCGGCCTCACAACCAATCGTCTCCCCAAGCTTTCGGATCTCATGAAGACCACGAGTCATCAAGGCTGCTTTTGTATTTTCACCATATCCAAGGCCATCAGAGATTGCACAGGCTATTGCAATGATATTCTTCATCGCACCCCCAAACGAAACCCCTCTCATATCTCCATTAGGATAAACCCTGAAGCAAGAGGTAGTAAATGCCTTGCAAATTTGCATCATAAGGTCATTATCATAGCTTGAGGCAACAACAGAGGTGGGGAGCTTGCGCATGACTTCTCCAGCTAAACTGGGGCCGCTAAGACATCCGATCTTGGATTTATAATCGTCACCCAGAACTTCCATCGCAACCTCGGACATGAGAAGACCCGTACCTTGCTCAATTCCTTTAGAGGTAAGAACAATCGGTGTTTCCTTCAAGCCGATCTTTTTGAGCTGCTCAAGCACGGGGCGTAGCCCTTTTGAAGTCACAGACTCGACAATCATATCAACATCGGTAATTGCTTCTTTAAGATCAGTAGTGAGAACAAGATTTTCCTCTGCCTGATGATCGCGGAGTTTTGGGTGAGACTCCCCTCTTTTGAGGACTTCTGCCAAGGACATATTTCCAGTCCATAGCTTTACTTCATACCCTTTTTCAGCCAAAAGATTCGCAAGGCAAAAGCCCCAGGCTCCAGCCCCTAAATATCCGATTCTCATCATCACGTCCTAAATAATTTTTTACAATAATTATACATGATAGCAAGTTTTACGTCATGAGCGCTTTTGCCACGGTTTCTAAACTATCTGGTCCTGAACGGTTTTTAAGTGGAGCAAAACAATTTTTACGCTCAGAAATGATGACTTTAAAAGAATTTGCATAGGGGAATAGATCAAAAATAAATGTTTCAAACTTCCAAATCCAGACGTCCCCGGATTGTTTGTGCGCAAGATGCCAGGGAAGCTCTATTTTAGAGGCTCGTGCTGCAAAATCCATGGTGCACGAAAACAGCCCTGTATTTCCCAGTGGAAACCCTAAACCTTGCATCCTTTCAGTCAGCTCAGAATACTCTCGAATCATGAGCTTGCCTCTTTCCTCTCCGATCACCCCTAGCTTCTCTTTTGGGCTATCTCTTCGAATGCATTTGAGGACAAGGTCTACCTGCTCCTTTTCATGGATCGCCAGAAGTTCCCCATCAAAGGGTTCAGCTTTAGGGTTATCTACAGGAATTACCTGGACCACCTCAACACCATTTGCCTTCCAAACTTCCCAGGCTCCTGAATCAAAGAGGTTCTTCAGAGCCTTTCCATTCCCATCAGGTGACTCCATGTCCCCATATAGGTTTCCCTCCTCGTCGCAAACCGGCATCATCTTTTGAGAAAAGACAGAAACATTTGTTAACCCAAAGTAATCATGCTCCTCGAAGTATTGAATTGTTGCTTCATGATTAATTGGGGAGGTCATGACTGCTAGTGAAAGGTCTCTTCCTTTTTCCTTCACTTTTTCAAAAATCAGCTGAAAAAGCGTCTTTTTTTCTTGCAGTGGAAGCTGGACGCACCCTTTTGGTCCATCGACACCAAGACGTGTTCCTTGACCTCCCGCCAACACTAAACACCCCATCTTCTTGAAACTTGAAGAAGGCGCAATGTCTTGCACGATGGCATTTTCATCGAGGAGAACAAATGTCTCAAGTTTGGTGATCTCTTTTTTCTCTTTGAAAACAGCAATGAGGGGATGTGATTGCATCAACTCACCCGAATAAAGAGTGATAGACAGTATCAACGGAAATATTAGCCACGTTATCATTTTTACCATGTAGGGGGATATGTTCAAATTGAGGGTTTGGTGAGTCTACTTTTTGCCTAAGAACTCCTTGCCTAGAGTCAGCCCACAGTGAGACAACCCGAACTGGATAACTTGCATCGACATAGTAGGCAATAGAGAGAACGCCAGAGTCCGGAGCCACAAGGTAGCGGCAGCGATTTTTAATCAAAGATAGCATTTCAAAAAGATTTGTTTCCCCGCGAAGGTCAATGACATTGTCCATCAAAAAAGCAGGTTCTCTTTCCATTCCAAACAAGAGAATTTTGCCTTTGCTTTTTTCCTGAACCTTCTTAAAAAGATTCCGCCATGAAGGGAGATCCCAGTTTTTTTCGTAACCATAATACACACCTGTTTCTGTTTGAACATGACATCCAATATAGGTCTCGCTTGGGTCAAGCTCATACTTGTCAGCAAGGCTGTCCCATTTCTCTTGCCACTTCAGCTTTGGAACAAGGTTTCCAATTTGCCACTTTAGCCACTTTGTAGGATCGGGTTTTTCGAGAACGACATCGAACATGTTAGAGCTTAACGAATGCTCCTTTAAAGTCTCTTCAATATCAAAGGGTTTCCCTCTTTCCCACGAGTCCCCAACAAGCACCTGAACACCCTCAAGCATCGTGAATGCCTCAGCTAAATCCCTGCGTGTCATAAAAGTAATCGATGCGTTAGGAACATAACTACGAATACGATAGACCAAGGCATAAAGACCCAAAGGAATATCCCCTAACCCTCGATTCCAAATGACGAGGAAACGCCCTTTTTCTTCCCCTGCCATTTTCTTTAGAAGTTTATCAAAAGGATTCGGACGGATTGCATCAATCAGTTTTTTCATATGCGCCCCGCAAAGTTTTGCTTCAGTTTAGAAAGAACTGCTGCTGTGACTTCACCCACTCCAATATTCTTCATGCAAGGAAAGTCAATCGGGCAAACCCGTTTAAAACAGGGGGAACAAGGAACTCTCTTCTGAAGAATGTTTTGACTTTGTCTGTAAGGCCCCGTTGCCACTGGGCTTGTTGACCCAAATAGTGCAACAAGGGGAACATCTAGACTATCAGCAATGTGCATCGGTCCACTGTCATTTGTTAAAAAGACACTGCAAATTTTTATAAGTGCTAGCAGCTCTCGCAAGCTAGTTTGACCTGACATGTTTATTGCGCGATTCGAAAGACCCAAACAAATTTTTCCGATTAAATCCTTATGCGAGCGGTCTCCAAAAAAGAGAACCGCATTTTTGGGATCTGCCTCAATAATATTTTTAGTCACTTCCGTAAATCGCTCAGGAAGCCAACATTTTGCAGTCCCATAAGCAGCTCCGGGATTCACCCCAATAATATTGCAATTAGGGTTAATGTCAAAGCGCTTGACAAGCTTCCACGCTTCTTTGATCTCCTGATCCGTTACAACCAGTCTGGGCTTTGTCTCGGAAACAGGAATTCCTAGAGGCTTTAGGAGCTCCTTATAAGTACTCACGAGGTGTTGCTCCTTTTTCTTCTCAGAAAAAGAAACCGGATGGGTCATTAGAAAGCTTCGACCATCTGCGCGATATCCCAGCGCGTTTTTAACATTCCCTTGCCAAAACCTCCAGGCCGATGAAAATGAATTAGTCAATAAAATCCCAAGATCATACGTCCCGCTTTTCAGTTTCGCAACGATGTTTCGCTCCCCAATCCGACGAATAAAGCTCTCTCCTCGGCTTACACAGAAAAGCTCATCCACAGCAGGATCATTTTCTAGCAAGGGGGCAACATTGTCCTGACACATCACTGTGATTTCAGCATGGGGGTAATGCTCCCGCAAATCTGCTAAAACAGGAGTCGCCATCACCAAATCACCCAACCAATTCGGCATTCGGACAATGATAGACTTCGGATCTAAGTTTTCTAGACTTTTCATTGGTTTAAGATTAACAGAAAATCCTTTTCGTTCCATAATGAAAAATATGAGTCGAAAAAAACATATTATTGTAGGAATTGATCCAGGAACCCGTATCACTGGGTATGGAGTTATCGAAACAGATCTCCGTTCATTTACTCCCCTTGACTTTGGATGTATCCGTCCCTCGCCTAAACTCTCCCTCCACGAAAGATACGGCATCATCCATGAAGGGATCGAGCACATCCTTGATTCCTATCCTATCGAAGCCGTTTCCATTGAAACGCAATTTGTTAACCGCAATGTTCAAAGTGCTCTAAAACTCGGAATGGCAAAAGGCGTTGCTCTTGTTGCCGCCACAAAGCGCAAAATCCCCATCTTCGAATATGCCCCAAAAAAGGCAAAACTTGCTGTTGTAGGCTCTGGATCAGCAACCAAGGAACAGGTCCAAAAAATGATGCAAACGCTCCTAAATCTTGAGGAAATTCCCACCCCTGAAGACGCTGCCGATGCCCTCGCCCTTGCAATTACTCATGCCAATCATATTAAACCCGTAGGCGTCCATGTTTGAATACATCAAAGGAACTCTTGTCTCAATTACTCCCCATAACGCTGTAGTAGATGTCAATGGTGTAGGCTATTTGCTTTACACACCCCTCAGTGCTTTTTCCGCAGCACCCCCGATCGGGGAAAGTACCCTCTTTTATATCTCCTCAGTGATCCGCGAAGATTCGTACAAAAACTTTGGGTTTCTTACCTGCGAAGAGCGCGATCTTTTTGAAAAAATTAGCACCGTATCTGGTATTGGTCCTAAAACTGCCCTAGCCCTCATCGGCCACCTCGACAGCTCAGCTCTTGAGTCCGCCATCACCACCGCAAACACCACCATTCTTTCTAAAATTCCAGGGATTGGAAAAAAAACTGCTGAACGACTGATCATAGAGCTTCGCGACAAAGTCCTCAAAGGGCTCAAAAAAGCCCCCCTTCCACACACCTCAAAGCATGAAATTACCGAGGAGGATCAGATGGTAAACGATGCGCTCTCTGCACTCATGAACCTCGGGTATAATTCCCTTCAAGCACAACAAGCACTCAAAAAAGCCCTTGCAAGCGAAACTCCTTCCGATCTTAGCATGCTCATTCGGACGGCCCTCTCCGGAATATAAAAATTGAATTGAAAACTCCATTTTCACATTTTTGTACGGGTGTGATATCATGGACCTCCACTTATCAAGGACCAATTTGAAAATGGAATTTAACCATCGCAGTTATGAGAAGGGGCAAACGGTTGCAGCTGTTGCGACCCCGCCGGGGGTGGGGGGCATTGCCGTCATCCGCATCGCGGGTGATGATGCCTTAGCCGTTGCAGATCAAATTTTCTCCGGCCCAATTCACAAGTATGAAAGTCATACCGTCCATTTTGGAAAGATTATTGAAGGGGATGGGAAGATCATTGACGAGGGTCTTGCTGTCGTGATGAAAAACCCCCGCTCCTACACAGGGGAAGATACGGTGGAAATCCATTGCCATGGAGGAACTCTGATTACGCGCAAGGTTCTAGATGCCGCGCTAAAAGCGGGAGCACGCGCAGCCCTTCCTGGAGAATTCACATTTAAAGCCTTTCAAAATGGAAAGATCGACCTCACAAAAGCAGAAGCGGTGCAACAGGTCATTGCTTCCAAAAGTGAGCTTGCATGGCAAGCCGCTGAAAATCATTTAGAAGGGAAGCTTTATAAGAAGATTTCAACATTCCAAAAAGAGCTCACAGAAATCGCTGCTATCCTTGAGGCATGGGTTGATTTTCCAGAAGAAGGACTAGAGTTTGCTTCGAAGGAGGAGCTCTGCTCTCATTTAGAAGACTTGATCAAAAGTATGAGCGCTTTACATGGGTCGTTTCATGATGGACAGTCCCTAAAGTCCGGCTTTTCGCTTTGCCTAATTGGAGCGCCCAATGTGGGAAAGTCCTCCTTGATGAATGCCCTTTGTGGAAAAGAGCGGGCGATTGTCACCAACATCCCCGGCACAACACGTGATCTTCTTGAAGAAGAGGTCCAACTTGCTGGTCTCCAATTTAGACTCATTGACACAGCAGGCATTAGAGTCACTGATGAAGTGATTGAAAAGGAGGGGGTGCGCCGCTCTGAAAAGGCTGCGCAAGAAGCCGACCTGATCCTTCTGGTTTATGATCACAATCATCCTACCCACATTGAGATGACCCTCCCTGAAAAAAGAACCATCGTGATTTGGAACAAAATCGACCTGAAAGAGGGGGGGAAATTGAACCTACCCTACCCTCATCAAGTAGATGTTTCTGCCAAAGAAGGGACAGGGATTGACCTTCTCAAACAAGAAATCCACAAT
The window above is part of the Candidatus Neptunochlamydia sp. REUL1 genome. Proteins encoded here:
- a CDS encoding sugar transporter, giving the protein MVLSLFLAACSNTPYKGSQVVGADEFVIDSYKIKEGKFSILEMEGQPLVALNPELLEEYTNTVEDGDFLKVALFHPSRSDLVNAVRAIGEEIGYPVSGGKITLPELRPIEISGLKLGEARDRIQEAYDQEIDEVEVFLSFAKRKQKKVELAGMVSQSTLPVNGKLRLFEVLAEAKVPSNANFFKSYLVRDGEPVPVDMNRLVKEGDMSQNVVMRGGDKLYIAETSASTLMVMGEVRQERVIDVPNGSLPLRSALAMAGGIPFTGDKGVIQVIRGNILRPKIYTLNWKHVMRLPTSSMLLMPGDIVYVAATPITEWNRFIQQISPTLTGIELFRKGVAGVVAIQ
- a CDS encoding NAD-dependent epimerase/dehydratase family protein codes for the protein MGDQKKFIFITGIAGFIGFHLASSLIKNGDYVIGCDNFNNYYSPDLKRARADQLRRLGVEVIEEDIQNIHPLKQNITHIVHLAAQAGVRYSITHPQPYSDSNLNGFLKILELCRSIPNVKLIFASSSSVYGSNTKIPFSETDPTDSPISLYAATKKSGELMAKSYHHLYNIPMVGLRFFTVYGPWGRPDMAYYSFAEKIRRGTPIPVFNHGEMERDFTYVDDIVQGTIRALDHCNGFEIYNLGNNKPEPLMHLIELLETHLGKKAQIDFQPMQMGDVKSTYADIQKAERELGFSPTTPLDFGVAKFSEWFLIQKESFASLS
- a CDS encoding NAD(P)H-hydrate dehydratase; this encodes MDSKLEGMKVVRSDEMARIEKVSMEVGASDEAYMLKAGEGIADRVEAFVKERGLEKRVTLLVGKGNNGGDAYVAGTFLLNRGFNVEAFHVVEMGEASPLCQKHGKGFKGKQQDQLELNGVILDGLLGTGFQGEVQGKIKEVIKKVNEAELPVLAIDIPSGVNGNTGEAKLAIHADETLYLGMAKRGFFVGEGYNHTGRLHVIDFGMEGKYIEEAQGEGFLLNEKALPGLLPPLKRGRHKYEAGYVIAVAGSPGMPGAAMLSCLAALRTGAGIVRLFHPEGMEEELAPSAYELIRTAYKWGDDSAILEEGKRAKACLIGPGVGKGEEMHTFLQGLVAKLNVPMVIDADALYHIKVFPKGSILTPHHKEMTHLLGGSGVDHQACQAFADQAKVTVILKGAPTWIFHPKLLPLIVTKGDPGMATAGTGDVLTGMIASLVAQGASGREAAALGVYLHGEAGEVAAKERTSYDMIASDLIGALPEAFQTLVKQ
- a CDS encoding NAD(P)H-dependent glycerol-3-phosphate dehydrogenase; translation: MMMRIGYLGAGAWGFCLANLLAEKGYEVKLWTGNMSLAEVLKRGESHPKLRDHQAEENLVLTTDLKEAITDVDMIVESVTSKGLRPVLEQLKKIGLKETPIVLTSKGIEQGTGLLMSEVAMEVLGDDYKSKIGCLSGPSLAGEVMRKLPTSVVASSYDNDLMMQICKAFTTSCFRVYPNGDMRGVSFGGAMKNIIAIACAISDGLGYGENTKAALMTRGLHEIRKLGETIGCEADTLNGLSGLGDLCATCLSTLSRNYIFGKLLAEGYSPDEARKKIGMVVEGAYTCLSALELSAKKEVDMPITEAVYSIIYEGVNPREAVEAILARTVKQEHL
- a CDS encoding UTP--glucose-1-phosphate uridylyltransferase, with amino-acid sequence MITWLIFPLILSITLYSGELMQSHPLIAVFKEKKEITKLETFVLLDENAIVQDIAPSSSFKKMGCLVLAGGQGTRLGVDGPKGCVQLPLQEKKTLFQLIFEKVKEKGRDLSLAVMTSPINHEATIQYFEEHDYFGLTNVSVFSQKMMPVCDEEGNLYGDMESPDGNGKALKNLFDSGAWEVWKANGVEVVQVIPVDNPKAEPFDGELLAIHEKEQVDLVLKCIRRDSPKEKLGVIGEERGKLMIREYSELTERMQGLGFPLGNTGLFSCTMDFAARASKIELPWHLAHKQSGDVWIWKFETFIFDLFPYANSFKVIISERKNCFAPLKNRSGPDSLETVAKALMT
- a CDS encoding glycosyltransferase family 9 protein, whose amino-acid sequence is MKKLIDAIRPNPFDKLLKKMAGEEKGRFLVIWNRGLGDIPLGLYALVYRIRSYVPNASITFMTRRDLAEAFTMLEGVQVLVGDSWERGKPFDIEETLKEHSLSSNMFDVVLEKPDPTKWLKWQIGNLVPKLKWQEKWDSLADKYELDPSETYIGCHVQTETGVYYGYEKNWDLPSWRNLFKKVQEKSKGKILLFGMEREPAFLMDNVIDLRGETNLFEMLSLIKNRCRYLVAPDSGVLSIAYYVDASYPVRVVSLWADSRQGVLRQKVDSPNPQFEHIPLHGKNDNVANISVDTVYHSLFG
- the waaF gene encoding lipopolysaccharide heptosyltransferase II codes for the protein MERKGFSVNLKPMKSLENLDPKSIIVRMPNWLGDLVMATPVLADLREHYPHAEITVMCQDNVAPLLENDPAVDELFCVSRGESFIRRIGERNIVAKLKSGTYDLGILLTNSFSSAWRFWQGNVKNALGYRADGRSFLMTHPVSFSEKKKEQHLVSTYKELLKPLGIPVSETKPRLVVTDQEIKEAWKLVKRFDINPNCNIIGVNPGAAYGTAKCWLPERFTEVTKNIIEADPKNAVLFFGDRSHKDLIGKICLGLSNRAINMSGQTSLRELLALIKICSVFLTNDSGPMHIADSLDVPLVALFGSTSPVATGPYRQSQNILQKRVPCSPCFKRVCPIDFPCMKNIGVGEVTAAVLSKLKQNFAGRI
- the ruvC gene encoding crossover junction endodeoxyribonuclease RuvC → MSRKKHIIVGIDPGTRITGYGVIETDLRSFTPLDFGCIRPSPKLSLHERYGIIHEGIEHILDSYPIEAVSIETQFVNRNVQSALKLGMAKGVALVAATKRKIPIFEYAPKKAKLAVVGSGSATKEQVQKMMQTLLNLEEIPTPEDAADALALAITHANHIKPVGVHV
- the ruvA gene encoding Holliday junction branch migration protein RuvA; protein product: MFEYIKGTLVSITPHNAVVDVNGVGYLLYTPLSAFSAAPPIGESTLFYISSVIREDSYKNFGFLTCEERDLFEKISTVSGIGPKTALALIGHLDSSALESAITTANTTILSKIPGIGKKTAERLIIELRDKVLKGLKKAPLPHTSKHEITEEDQMVNDALSALMNLGYNSLQAQQALKKALASETPSDLSMLIRTALSGI